The Candidatus Nitrosoglobus terrae genome segment GCAGAAATTGAGGTAGAAGAATCGGGAATTGTTGGTGGTGAGCCAGTGGCGGCAATACGGGTTAAGGCCAGCAAGCTATATGGGATTGAAATTCCTAAGGAGCTGGTTTCACTTGCAATTGATGAATTTCCAGCTATTTTTATTGCTGCAGCTTGCGCTGAAGGTCAGACTACGCTAACTGGAGCTGAGGAGCTACGAATCAAGGAAAGTGATCGTATCCAAGTAATGGCTGATGGTTTACAAGCTTTGGGTATTTCAGTAAAACCTACTCCGGATGGAATTATAATTCAAGGAGGCCAGCTACAGGGAGGGGAAGTAAATAGCCACGGTGATCACCGATGCGCTATGGCTTTTGCTATAGCAGGATTGGCGGCTAAAAATACTATTATTGTTCATGATTGTGCTAACGTTGCGACTTCTTTCCCCGGGTTTATCGGGCTGGCTTCAGCTGCTGGTTTAGCAATTAACCATGCTTGAATATATCATCTCTATCTACTATATAAAATATAATACTATTAGGTATTTAATAAATAATTTTTATGTCACGTTATAAGTTAATAGTTTTTGATTGGGATGGGACTTTAATGGATTCTGAAGCTCGTATCGTGACTAGCATGAGCGCTGCAATTGATGATCTTAATCTTCCGTATCGCCAAGATAAAGAGTTACGTAATGTAATTGGTTTAGGTTTAAAAGAAGCATTACATACGCTTTATCCTGATGGTGATATTTCAACACAAGCTGCCTTAGCTGAACGCTATCGGCACTATTATTTAAATGCTAATTCTATCCCTAGTCAGCTTTTTGCTGGGGTGAAGGTTTTATTAGCCAAATTATATGAGTATGGTTATTTAATGGCTATTGCCACAGGCAAAGGACGTGCTGGTTTAGATCAAGCGCTACTAGAAATTAATATCGCTCATTATTTTTGTGTTAGCCGTTGTGCGGATGAATCAACATCAAAACCTAGCCCCAGAATGTTACTGGAGATTATGGAAAAAACTCAGATAGCTGCTGAAGATACACTCATGGTTGGCGATACTGAGTATGATATGTTAATGGCTAAATATGCTGGAACTGATGCTTTAGCTGTAAGTTATGGGGTTCATGAGAAAGCACGCCTACAATGCTATAGCCCAGTGGGCTGCGTTGATTCAATTGCAGCATTGCAAGATTGGTTATTGGGAATAAATGTGAGTAGGCAAGCAGTAATCAATTAATCTAGTCTAAGGAAATATATGCAAGAAAGTGATAAAGCCCCTGTCATTACAGTAGATGGGCCTAGCGGATCAGGCAAAGGAACTTTAGCACAGCTGCTCGCTCAGCACCTTGGATGGCACTATCTAGATAGTGGTGCCTTGTATCGAGTCTTAGCTTTAGCTGCTAATCATCAGGGTATTACACTTAGTAATCAGGAAGATTTAGGATCTTTGGTTCAAAATTTGGATGTTCAGTTTGCTTCTGATTCGGCAAGGGCATTAATAAGAGTATTTTTAGATGGGGTAGATGTAAGTGATATTATTCGTAGCGAAGACTGTGGCAATATAGCCTCAAAAATTGCTGTTTTACCTAAGATTCGAGAGATTTTGCTGGTATGGCAGCGAGACTTTCATAAAGCTCCAGGATTAGTTACAGATGGTCGGGATATGGGAACAGTTGTTTTTCCTGAAGCAGTTTTGAAAATTTTTCTTACAGCCAATTCCCAAGAGCGAGCAAAAAGGCGCTATAAGCAATTAAAAGAAAAAGGTATAGAAGCTAATTTATGTTTACTTGAGAGAGAAATTGCTGAGCGAGATGAGCGCGACTATAAGCGCGATAATGCCCCCCTTAAGCAAGCTAATGATGCTATAATATTAGACTCAACAAAGCTTGCTATTGAAGATATATTCCAGCAGGTATTGTTGTGGTTACCTGATAAATTGCAGGTATATAAAGGGCAGCCCAAGGCATTTAATACTGAGGGCTAAGATGAAAACTATATTGCAAGTTGTAGGATATTAACCGGTTAACGTATATATCCTGTTAACTGAGGATTTTGGTGAAGCAATGGGCGAAAGCTTTGCAGAGTTATTTGAGAAAAGCCAGGTGGGTGCACCGATGGCTCCAGGTTCTATTGTTACAGGGACTGTTATAGAAATTAATGCTGATGTTGTAGTTGTTAATGCAGGATTTAAATCTGAGGGAATTATCCCTATCGAGCAATTTCGAGACGATAAGGGGAATTTAAGTATTTCTAAAGGCGATTTGATAGAAGTTGCCTTAGAATCGATTGAAGATGGTTTTGGTGAAACGCGACTCTCACATGAAAAGGCTAAGGTAGCTCGGGTCTGGAGCGAGCTTGAATCTGCTTTTGAATCAGGAAAAACTGTTACTGGCGTATTAACAGGTAAAGTTAAGGGGGGGTTTACGGTAGATTTAAACAGTGTTCGCGCATTTTTACCAGGATCATTGGTTGATGTACGGCCAGTGCGGGATTCCGTATATTTTGAGAGTAAAGAACTTGAATTTAAACTGATTAAACTAGATCGGAAACGAAGCAATATTGTGGTTTCACGCCGGGCGGTTATGGAGACTGAGCACAACGTAGAAAGAGAAGAGCTTCTTGCTAGCTTGGAGGAGGGTAAGACGGCTAAAGGAGTCATCAAGAACTTAACTGACTACGGTGCTTTTGTGGATCTAGGAGGCTTGGATGGGCTACTTCATATTACCGATATGTCATGGAAACGCATCAAGCACCCCTCCGAGGTAGTTAATATTGGTGATGAGGTTATTGTTCAAGTGCTTAAATTTGATAAAGAGCGCCAACGCGTATCTCTTGGACTTAAGCAGATAGGAGCAGATCCTTGGAAGGATCTAACGCAGCGTTATGCTAGT includes the following:
- the cmk gene encoding (d)CMP kinase: MQESDKAPVITVDGPSGSGKGTLAQLLAQHLGWHYLDSGALYRVLALAANHQGITLSNQEDLGSLVQNLDVQFASDSARALIRVFLDGVDVSDIIRSEDCGNIASKIAVLPKIREILLVWQRDFHKAPGLVTDGRDMGTVVFPEAVLKIFLTANSQERAKRRYKQLKEKGIEANLCLLEREIAERDERDYKRDNAPLKQANDAIILDSTKLAIEDIFQQVLLWLPDKLQVYKGQPKAFNTEG
- a CDS encoding HAD family hydrolase, with translation MSRYKLIVFDWDGTLMDSEARIVTSMSAAIDDLNLPYRQDKELRNVIGLGLKEALHTLYPDGDISTQAALAERYRHYYLNANSIPSQLFAGVKVLLAKLYEYGYLMAIATGKGRAGLDQALLEINIAHYFCVSRCADESTSKPSPRMLLEIMEKTQIAAEDTLMVGDTEYDMLMAKYAGTDALAVSYGVHEKARLQCYSPVGCVDSIAALQDWLLGINVSRQAVIN